The Drosophila sechellia strain sech25 chromosome 2L, ASM438219v1, whole genome shotgun sequence region ACTTCTTTCCCTACTTCACCGTGGAGGAGACCATGCTGATGGCGGCCACACTTAAAATCTCCAACCAGTGCGTCAGTCTCAAGGAAAAGCGAACTCTGGTAGGAAACCCAAGCAATTAACTTTAGGAGCATGCAAATCTAAAttcccttcttttttttgagtgcacaCTAATTGACTTGTGATTTACAGATCGACTATCTGCTGAACTCGCTGAAGCTGACGAAGACGCGGCAGACGAAGTGCTCCAACCTGAGTGGCGGCCAGAAGAAGCGCCTGTCCATCGCCCTAGAGCTGATAGACAATCCAGCTGTGCTATTTTTAGACGAGCCCACAACGTGAGTGAGAGCGAGTTCCATTGTGGTCCTCGAAACCAGTTGCGCTCCGATCAGATTCCAAAATTGACACATTCCGACCTTGAATCACCCACAGCGGCTTGgacagctcctcctccttcgACACCATCCAGCTGCTGCGCGGCCTGGCCAACGAGGGACGGACCATCGTGTGCACCATCCACCAGCCGTCGACCAACATCTACAATCTCTTCAACCTGGTGTACGTGCTCAGCGCGGGTCGATGCACCTACCAGGGCACGCCCCAGAACACGGTCATGTTTCTCAGCAGCGTGGGCCTGGAGTGCCCGCCCTACCACAATCCCGCCGACTTCCGTGAGTAGCTGCTGCCAAACGGGGCGCCCTTCCCTTTCGGCAACTCACTTGGGATCCCATTAATTGGCATTTAATGCGGCACCATCCTAATTGAACCCGTTCAATACCCAAGCTGGTGAGCGGGAAAAGGGCGTGTCATTAAAGGTGTTAATCATTTCAGTGCTGGAATGCGCGAACGGGGACTACGGCGATCAGACGGAGGCTCTGGCGGAAGCGGCCAAGGACATACGCTGGAGATACGATCAGCAGTTGATGCAGGGCGAGGATGCCGATGCGCCTAGCGAGACGCAGGTGGCCAAGTTCAACGAATCTCAGTCACCGGGGCAGGTCCAGGTGCAGGTGCAGAAGATCGAGATCCAGAACATGGAGTCCTCGAAGGATCTGACCAAGCACACCTATCCGCCCACGGAATACATGCGACTGTGGCTGCTCATCGGCCGCTGTCACCTTCAGTTCTTCAGGGATTGGGTGAGTTAGCTTGGCTCTTACCACAATTTAAGCCCTTATTAAGTATTTAAACACCCTTTCCAGACTCTGACCTACCTGAAGCTGGGCATTCACGTGCTCTGTTCCATTTTGATTGGCTTGTTCTTCGGCGATTCGGGCAGCAATGCCACCAAGCAAATTTCCAACGTCGGCATGATCATGATCCATTGCGTATATCTCTGGTACACCACCATTATGCCGGGCATATTGAGATGTAAGTCGGGATGGGGGAGCGCATACTATGTGCCTCTTTCTATAATACGATGCGTGTTACAGATCCCGCCGAAATAGAGATCATCAGGAAGGAGACCTTCAACAACTGGTACAAGCTGCGCACCTATTACCTTGCCACCATCATCACATCCACTCCAGTCCATGTGAGTGTACAATCCTTTGGATTCCTGGAAAGCCTATCCACACGTACTCATATATTCTCACTCCCTTTTCAGATCATCTTCTCGACGGTGTATATAACGATAGGATATCTGATGACGGATCAGCCCGTGGAGATGGATCGATTTGTTAAGTATCTGCTAAGTGCGGTGGTGGTCACGATCTGTGCGGATGGTCTGGGCGTCTTCCTGGGCACCGTGCTGAATCCAGTGGTAAGTTGAGAGCTCTTTAACCAAGTGCTAGAATCCTTTGTCACCACAAACTTCATTGGCAGAATGGAACTTTCGTTGGCGCCGTTTCGACGTCGTGTATGCTGATGTTCTCCGGCTTCCTCATCCTGCTGAATCACATTCCGGCTGCCATGAGGTTCATGGCCTATATATCGCCACTTCGCTACGCCCTCGAGAACATGGTGATCTCGCTGTACGGCAACCAGCGTGGCcagttgatctgcccgcccACGGAGTTCTATTGCCACTTCAAGTGAGTGCATCCTGTGCAAGCTGCAAATATTCAAAGTACTCATTTATTATTGACTCGATTAGGAACGCTGTGACTGTGCTGCGACAATTTGGTATGGAGGGCGGCGACTTTGGGTACAACATCCTCATGATCCTCATGCAAATAGCGATATTCAAGGTTCTGGCCTACTTTACGCTGAAGCACAAGATCAAGACGAACTGAGGGGGGCTTTTAGTATTCGGCTTAATTTGAATCGAATGTGATTTTATGttacttatgtatgtatatcgcTTAGCTGCAAGTAAACCCAATCTTTTATATACCGGCGTGTGATACTTTAACAAATGCAACGGACCATTGCAATATGTGAGTGCCAACTGTTGCGGCAACCTCTAAGCATAGCGAATCATAGTTTTTATACTGTTTATGTATGGATAACTAACCTTTATATATGTACGTGTAGTTATTTATCTAGTTAACCTAATTGTAAGCGAGACCTGTATgaacaaacgaaataaacaagaagTTTAAGCAAATGAGTTGCGCATGAATTTCTATGGCACTAAATGCGATTCCATTCTGGGGTTAATGTCTCTTTAATAAcacttttcaaatatttaaaagtccGTTACGAAAATTCAAAACGTTATAGTGTAAACTTTACGTTAAACGTTACGTCAGTCAAGTAGTGCTGCTCTTACTTGCGTTGCCCTTGCTTTTCGTCATCTGGCAGCACTGTAAGGGTATGTTAATTTCATTGATGTGGCAGCACTAGCGCATTGCAGAAAATTTCTTTGCTTGCAAAACAATAATAAGCTTTCTTAATTTTAGTCGAATAACAATAGAAAACCAACGACGAGAGGCAGTATAACAGCACAGAAAACATGTTTCGATCAAGTTTCGACAAAAACTTAGGTAAGAAATACCCAAGTCAAGGAATTAAGCCAATGAGCAAAAATGACTcatcgaaaaacaaaaaaaaaagaacaagaatTTAAGAAGTAACAATAAAAAGGCGATTGAACTCCAAAGCAATTGGAGATTGTGATAAACACACAAAGGTCTAACAATTACGCATGCTCCACTCCCAGAAAATGCCACCAGTCACTTGCGTTTGGAGCCCGACTGGCCCTCAATTCTCCTGATTTGCGATGAAATCAACCAGAAAGATGTCACGTAAGTTTTGGGGGATTCCCCAGATTTGTCATTTTAATCAAAAACCTTCGATTTGCAGCCCCAAGAATGCCTTCGCCGCCATCAAGAAGAAGATGAACTCGCCCAATCCGCACTCCTCCTGCTATTCCCTCCTGGTCCTCGAGAGCATCGTCAAGAACTGCGGCGCACCCGTTCACGAGGAGGTGTTCACCAAGGAGAACTGCGAGATGTTCAGCAGCTTCCTCGAGTCCACGCCCCACGAGAACGTGCGCCAGAAGATGCTGGAGCTGGTGCAGACCTGGGCCAACGCCTTCCGCTCCTCGGACAAGTACCAGGCCATCAAGGTAGGATTGGGTGCTCCATCTAATGGGCTTTTTACTATGAGATTCAAGCGCTTTTAGGCTATAGAAACGTACTATAGTAGAATGTAGGTTCTCTTTTGCATTGAAAATAACACTTTGCATCACCCCAGCACACTTAGTTCAAAATCCGCACCTGTGCTTTGccattaatttaattagtaGAGAACAACTGTTTGCTGCTGAGCAAAACCCATTGAAATGTCATCAGTTGAATAGAAATGAGCTCCGAGGAGGAACTAAGCATTGAGGAGGAATCCCCTGTAGACTCACTCCACCCAACTACACCTACCATTGCTAACAATTGCATTCTCTGCAGGACACCATGACCATCCTGAAGGCGAAGGGGCACACGTTCCCTGAACTTCGGGAGGCAGATGCCATGTTCACGGCGGACACGGCGCCCAACTGGGCAGATGGCAGGGTATGCCATCGCTGTCGCGTGGAGTTCACCTTCACCAACCGAAAGCACCACTGCCGGAACTGCGGCCAGGTCTTCTGTGGCCAGTGCACGGCCAAGCAGTGTCCGCTGCCCAAGTATGGCATCGAAAAGGAGGTGCGTGTGTGCGACGGCTGCTTCGCTGCACTCCAGCGCCCGACGAGCGGCAGTGGCGGTGCCAAGTCCGGACCACGTCCGGCGGACAGCGAGCTACCGGCTGAGTATCTGAACAGCACTTTGGCGCAGCAGGTGCAGGTGAGTCACTCTGGAAAACAGCTATCTTATCGAAACAGAACAGCCGTTTAATGGCCAAACCATATTCCTTTTAGACACCAGCACGCAAGACCGAGCAGGAactcaaggaggaggaggaactgCAGCTGGCCCTGGCCCTCAGTCAATCGGAAGCGGAGCAACAGAAGCCCAAGCTGCAATCCCTGCCAGCCGCTGCCTATCGCATGCAGCAAAGGTCTCCCAGTCCGGAGGCACCGCCAGAGCCCAAGGAGTACCACCAGCAGCCGGAGGAGGCTACCAATCCGGAGCTGGCCAAGTACTTGAACCGCAGCTACTGGGAGCAGCGCAAGATCAGCGAATCGTCCTCCATGGCAAGTCCCTCGGCACCGAGCCCCATGCCTCCAACTCCGCAGCCCCAGCAGATCATGCCCCTGCAGGCCAAGAGTGCGGATGAAGTGCAGATCGATGAGTTTGCCGCCAATATGCGCACGCAGGTGGAGATCTTTGTGAACCGCATGAAGTCGAACTCGAGTCGCGGCCGCAGCATCTCCAACGACTCCTCTGTGCAGACCCTCTTCATGACCCTGACCTCGTTGCACTCCCAGCAGTTGTCGTACATCAAGGAGATGGACGACAAGCGCATGTGGTACGAGCAGCTGCAGGACAAGCTCACCCAGATCAAGGACTCGCGGGCTGCGCTGGACCAGCTGCGTCAGGAGCACGTGGAGAAGCTGCGCAGGATCGCCGAGGAGCAGGAACGTCAGCGGCAGATGCAGATGGCCCAGAAGCTGGACATAATGCGCAAGAAGAAGCAGGAGTATCTGCAATATCAACGACAGTTGGCACTGCAGCGCATccaggagcaggagcgcgAGATGCAGCTGCGCCAAGAGCAGCAGAAGGCGCAGTATTTGATGGGCCAGTCGGCTCCACCTTTCCCCTACATGCCGCCATCGACTGTGCCGCAACACGGATCGCCCTCGCATCAGCTTAACAACGTCTATAATCCCTATGCTGCCGGTGTGCCCGGCTATTTACCTCAGGGTCCTGCCCCGGCTCCCAACGGACATGGCCAGTTCCAGGCCATTCCGCCGGGCATGTACAATCCGGCAATGCAGCAGCCAATGCCGCCGAATCTACAGCCCGGCGGATTAATGCAACAGCCCGCGCCACCTGGAAATCCCCAGATGATGCCGCCCATGCCCGAAAATCAGTTTGCCAACAATCCTGCTGCTATCCTCCAGCAGCCGCAAGTCCCGCAGCAGCATTCGATCGCCCAGCCTCCTCAAATGCCATTCCAACCGCAGCCTCAACAGATCCCTGGTCAGCAGCCACAGCAGATTCCTGGTCAGCAGCCTCAGCCACTCCCTGTTCAGCAGCCCCAGCCACAACCCCAAATGGGTCACGTGatgctgcagcagcaccagGCTCCTCCAGCAGCACCGGCACCTCCAATCACCGAAATCGCCAACAATCAAGTCCAAGCGGTGGCTGCTGCACCTGCTCCGCCGCAAAACGAACCGGGACCCGCATCCGTTAAAGCTGAGGAGCCGGCTACGGCGGAACTGATTAGCTTCGATTAATCCAAGATATGTTATTCCATTTGTATTGCCCTTCAGGGCTGGGTCAAACCGTTCTCGTGTGGTTCTTAGGCCAAAAATGTATGTTTTGTTTAGTTGAACGCGGTTATTAGTTACTACTTCAAAAGTTTTTGTTGCGCGAAAGGAACATGCTAAATTTTAAGTTTAGACAAAATTTATGGAGGCAAAAAGACAGTTGAAAAATGCTGCACGAGATCTGTTCAAGTCGAGGCCCGCTCTTTTATCACGTTTTAACCGACTAATGTTATTCCACAATAAACATAactttgtatttgtatttataactTTGTAATTGtcaaaaatgaatttaagaTACATGTACATTTAAGTAGAACAACCATTGTAAAGTTGTGCGTTTAGGCATCCGAAAGGGCAGCCACTCCTGGCAGGATCTTACCCTCCAGCAACTCCAGGGAGGCTCCTCCACCGGTGGATACATGCGACACCTTGTCGGCGCCTCCGAACTTCAAGCAGGCGGTGGCGGTATCCCCACCACCGACGATTGTGGTGGCTCCTCTGTTAGTGGCCCCGATTACTGCCTCCAGCATGGACTCGGTGCCCTTGGAGAACAGCTCGTTTTCGAACAAGCCCGGCGGTCCGTTCCACACGATGGTTTGGGACGCACAAATTGCGCCAGCAAACATCTCACTAGATGCCTGGCCATGGTCCATACCCATCATATCCCCCGGTATGCCCTGTGTGGCATCCACATGTTCCACTTTAACCGGCTGCTTGTCGATCTTGTTGGCTATGACGAAGTCAATTGGAAATAGTATGTTCACGTCCTTCTCCTTCGCCTTGCAGACTATGTCGTTGACCAACTCGGATCCCTTCTCATCGAAGAGGGACTTTCCAATCTCCATGCCATTGAGCACTTTGAGGAAGGTGAAGGCCATGCCACCGGATATGATCATGGCCGTCACATTGTTCAGGAGGTTCGTTATCAGCGGAATTTTGTCGGCTATCTTGGCGCCACCCAGAATGGCCAAGAAGGGCTTGGCCGGATCGTGGAGAACCTTGGCAAAGTACTCCAGCTCCTTATCCAGCAGGAAGCCAGCCGCTCGCACCTTGTAGCCATCGCCCATCATGGAACTATGCGCTCGATGTGCTGTTCCAAAGGCATCGTTCACATATATCTCGCCCAGTTGCGCCAACTTGGCTCGGAATTCCTTGACCTTCTCGGGATCTGCCTTGACCTTCTTCTTGTTCTCGTCCTTGCTGCTGCCCGTCTCCTCGGCATAGAAACGAAGATTCTCCAGCAGGACCACAGTGCCGTCGGAGGGATCTTTCAAAGCTTTCAGGGTGTTATCACCCACGCAGTCGTCCAGGAATTGGACAGGCTTGCCCAGCACACTTTCCAGCTCCTTGGCCACCGGTTCCAGGCTAAACTTTTTGTTCTTCTTGCCATCAGGACGTCCCAAGTGGGATGCCAAAACCTAGACAAAAAATTAAGTTATTCATTCTATACTTTTTAGGAATAGAAAGAAGATATATGAACTCACCAGGGACTTACATTTCTTTTCCAAGGCATATTTAATAGTGGGAAGTGCGGAAACTATTCTTTGGTTGTTGGTTATTTTACCATCTTTCATGGGTACATTAAAGTCCACtctaaaaataaagttataGATCACACACACGTATCTCTCAAGGATACTCACCTCATAAAAACCCTTTTTCCAGCCACATCTACATTTTTTAAGCTCAACTTCTTTACTTGCTTTCCATTGCAATCGTCTTTGCTAAAAAATCGTTGAAACTTTAAATTTGTGAATCGAGATTGAGCCCGTTGGTATAAGCTCTGCCGCATAGGAagcatattaaataaatttaaatgtttttgacTGAAAATCCAATGCACAATGAGGGGGTCATTAActattttcaataattttcgAAAAACTAGAAGAAAAATCAAGTCCTATGGCAACACCAAGTTAAATTACTTCACCACGATCTGGCAACCCGGGCGAACATATGATTTTGCTGAAAACAATAGAAAAGGAGGGAAAATCTAGAATTGCttgtaatttgtttgttttgctgttAAAACCCAAACCAAACCCAAAATGGGTGGCGGAGATCTAGTAAGTACTGTCTCCCAACTGATTATCCGTTAATAACCATTGGTTTTTCCCTCAGAATCTGAAGAAATCATGGCATCCGCACACGATGAAAAACCAGGAGCGCGTTTGGAAGGCGGAGGAGCAAGCGAAGATGGAGGAGCGCAAGCTGCAGGATCTGCGCAAGGAGATCAACGAGGAGCGGGACAGGGAGGAGCTGAGGCGGTTGGGCGAAAGTTCCGGTGTGCTGAGCAATAATGGCGGAGCCGCTGGCGAGGCCAAACTGGAGTGGATGTACAAAAGTGAGTCATCAATGTGAAACTCTAATAAAACACATTATCTATACATATTTATCTTGCTCCAGACAGCACAGAGCTGATCAACCGCGAGGAGTACCTCTTGGGCCGGAAGATCGACAAATCCTTTGAGACCCTGCAAGCGGAGGAGAGCCGCAAGGAGCAGAACACAGTGGGTCTCAAGCAGACGATCAACCATGTGGAGCACGACTGTGTGCCCTTCTCTATCCGGACCTACCGCAATGTGCAGTCGAACGAACAGGTGGACATACAGCGCAAGACCCTCGAGGATCCCCTGATGCTCATCAAGCAGCGCGAGATGGAATCCCGTCGAAAGCTGCTTGAGAACCCCGTCAAGCTGAAGGAAATCCATCGCATTCTCAAGACTGAACAGGAACAAAAGACCGCCCAGGGAAAGAAGAAGAACAAGAAGAGCAAAAAGTCCAAGAAatccaaaaagaagaagaagaacagACGATCCAGCGATGATGAGAGTagtgacagcgagagcaatgATAGCGACGATGACTTGGACAGAAAATTGGCCCGCCAAGTGAGCAAACTCAAGGGAGACCAAGGTGACCTTAAACTGGACAAGCTGCTGGACGCCAAGTACCGCACCATTTCGAATCAATTAGACATGGCCACCAAGAAGAAAAAGAGCAAGAAATCTAAGAAGAAGAAAAGCAGCGATAGCAGTGATGAAAGTAGTGACGAAGAAGAAAAGCCAAGAAGGCAAAGGTCTAGGGAACCACAGCCAAGGAGAAAGCACAAGAGAAGCCACAGCTCAGAGGACAGAAATCACAGGGAAAGATGCAGGAGCAGAAGCCCGCGGGACAGAAAAAAGCGACATAGTAGAAGTCCCGAACAAAGGAGGAGGCAATGGAGTCCAGAAGAGAGAAGGGAAAGGCGGagaagcaggagcagaagTCCCTTAGCGAGAAGAACCAGGAGCCCCGAGGACAGAAAAGCAAGACATCAAAGCAAAGACACTTCAAAGCATCGCGAGAAACGCAGTAGTAGGACGCCCGAAGAGCGCTCCAGATCGAAACGCAGCAGGAGCCGAAGTTTCAAAAGAGATGTCAATCGAAGGATTACTGAAAGACCGCCTCCCAGCCGTCCCACCGGCAAGCCAAAGTTAAGCGAAGCCGACCGAGAAGCCCGTCTGCGCGAAATGATGGACAACGCCACTTGGAGGGAAGCGGATCGCAGCCAGGTGGTTCGCAAGCACCGAGAAGCCTACGCGCGCGAGGAGGCCCAAAACCGCGAACGTGACTTCGACAAGGAGTTCATTAACAAGGAGGTAAAGAAGGCCATTGCCAACCACAACTCCATTGGCGATCGCATCCGGGCCAATCTCAACAACATACAGCGCACCGCCTCCTCAATGGATAGCAACTTTGCCCGCAAATAAACTAGGATTCCTTTATTTCGTATGCATTATATGGTTCCGCAACAAATAGATTCAACACTTTAACGTCGTGGTTTGTGCTTACAAGATAAACGATGCGATTAACATTAATATACCGTATATATGTACGCTTAGGCGCTGGACAATGCAGCCACGCCTGGCAGTGTCTTGCCCTCCAGGAGCTCCAGGGAGGCGCCGCCTCCGGTGGAGACGTGCGAGACGAGTGCCTCCGTGTTCCACTTGGCGCAGCAAGAGGCAGTGTCGCCGCCGCCGATGATGGAGACGGTGCCGTTCTTGGTGGCGGCCACCACGCCGTCCATGATGGACTTGGTGCCGTTGGCGAAGTTGGGGAACTCAAAGACACCGGGGGGTCTAAAATGGGAGCACCATTATAGGAAATCTTTAAAAGGATCTTCAGTGTGTCACCTACCCGTTCCACACGATCAGCTTGGCGCGAGCAATGGGCGCCGCGAATAGCTCGCGGGTCTTGGGACCCACATCCAGACCCATGTGTCCATCGGGAATTCCGGCCTCCACGGTGGCCTCGCTGACGGCAGCGTTCTCGGCGAACTTGTCACCGCAGACGAAGTCCACTGGCAGATGCAACTGCACGTTGTTCTTCTTGGCCTTCTCCACCAGTTTCTCGACGATCTTGGAGCCCTCCTCGTCGAACAGGGAACCGCCGATCTTCATGTTGTTGAGAACCTTCAGGAAGGTGAAGGCCATGCCGCCGCCGATGATCATCTCGTTGACCTTGTCCAGAAGGTTCTCAATCAGCTGGATCTTGTCGGCCACCTTGGCGCCACCGAGAATTGCCAGGAAGGGATTTGGTGGCTTGTCCAGGGCCTGCGAGAAGTACTTCAGCTCCTTGTTCAGCAACAGACCAGCTGCGCGCTGCTCGAAGCCATCGCCCATCATGGAACTGTGGGCGCGATGCGCAGTGCCAAAGGCGTCGTTGACATAGACATCGCCCAGCTTGGCCAGGCTGTCACGGAACTCCTTGACCTTGGCGGGATCGGCCTTGACCTTGCCACCGCTGGCGTCCAAGCCCTTGCCCTCCTCCTCCACGTAGAAGCGGACGTTCTCCAGCAGAATAACGGATCCCGGTGCGGGGTCCTTGCAGGCGGCCTCCACTTCGCTGCCGACGCAGTCGCTCAGGAAGATCACATCCTGGCCGAGAAGGGTCTTCAGCTCAGCGGCCACGGGTGCCAGGGTGTACTTGATGTTCTTGTTGCCATCGGGACGACCCAAGTGGGACATCAACACCACCGATTTGGCTTTCTTGGACAGGGCCAACTTGACACTATCCAAGGCGGCGACGATCCTCTGGTTGCTGGTGATCTTGCCCTCCTTGATGGGCACATTGAAATCGACGCTGAAAAGAAGCACGGACAATGTTTATGCAACTGAATTTCACGCGAGGATTGGCTTTGGATTACCGCATCAACACCCGCTTGCCCGCCAAGTCCAGGTTCTCGATGCTCAGCTTATTGAAGGCCATCTTGGAATTTTTCTGGATTTTCTGGATACTTGCTGTGCGTGCTAGCAAACTCCGGATTGCGATACCACTGATTCCGCGAATCTTCTTCGTCCTCAACTGCTGTGCGGCAA contains the following coding sequences:
- the LOC6613135 gene encoding ATP-binding cassette sub-family G member 1 isoform X1, with product MEKLTQELELRTMTGFATSSPFNIVFEDLYYRVEVGKDREKKSVLKGIKGTFKSGELTAIMGPSGAGKSSLMNILTGLTKSGVSGKIEIGKARKLCGYIMQDDHFFPYFTVEETMLMAATLKISNQCVSLKEKRTLIDYLLNSLKLTKTRQTKCSNLSGGQKKRLSIALELIDNPAVLFLDEPTTGLDSSSSFDTIQLLRGLANEGRTIVCTIHQPSTNIYNLFNLVYVLSAGRCTYQGTPQNTVMFLSSVGLECPPYHNPADFLLECANGDYGDQTEALAEAAKDIRWRYDQQLMQGEDADAPSETQVAKFNESQSPGQVQVQVQKIEIQNMESSKDLTKHTYPPTEYMRLWLLIGRCHLQFFRDWTLTYLKLGIHVLCSILIGLFFGDSGSNATKQISNVGMIMIHCVYLWYTTIMPGILRYPAEIEIIRKETFNNWYKLRTYYLATIITSTPVHIIFSTVYITIGYLMTDQPVEMDRFVKYLLSAVVVTICADGLGVFLGTVLNPVNGTFVGAVSTSCMLMFSGFLILLNHIPAAMRFMAYISPLRYALENMVISLYGNQRGQLICPPTEFYCHFKNAVTVLRQFGMEGGDFGYNILMILMQIAIFKVLAYFTLKHKIKTN
- the LOC6613135 gene encoding ATP-binding cassette sub-family G member 1 isoform X2 is translated as MDSSKLLKNVYGIDIHFEDLVYQVNVPKKQEKKSVLKGIKGTFKSGELTAIMGPSGAGKSSLMNILTGLTKSGVSGKIEIGKARKLCGYIMQDDHFFPYFTVEETMLMAATLKISNQCVSLKEKRTLIDYLLNSLKLTKTRQTKCSNLSGGQKKRLSIALELIDNPAVLFLDEPTTGLDSSSSFDTIQLLRGLANEGRTIVCTIHQPSTNIYNLFNLVYVLSAGRCTYQGTPQNTVMFLSSVGLECPPYHNPADFLLECANGDYGDQTEALAEAAKDIRWRYDQQLMQGEDADAPSETQVAKFNESQSPGQVQVQVQKIEIQNMESSKDLTKHTYPPTEYMRLWLLIGRCHLQFFRDWTLTYLKLGIHVLCSILIGLFFGDSGSNATKQISNVGMIMIHCVYLWYTTIMPGILRYPAEIEIIRKETFNNWYKLRTYYLATIITSTPVHIIFSTVYITIGYLMTDQPVEMDRFVKYLLSAVVVTICADGLGVFLGTVLNPVNGTFVGAVSTSCMLMFSGFLILLNHIPAAMRFMAYISPLRYALENMVISLYGNQRGQLICPPTEFYCHFKNAVTVLRQFGMEGGDFGYNILMILMQIAIFKVLAYFTLKHKIKTN
- the LOC6613136 gene encoding hepatocyte growth factor-regulated tyrosine kinase substrate; translation: MFRSSFDKNLENATSHLRLEPDWPSILLICDEINQKDVTPKNAFAAIKKKMNSPNPHSSCYSLLVLESIVKNCGAPVHEEVFTKENCEMFSSFLESTPHENVRQKMLELVQTWANAFRSSDKYQAIKDTMTILKAKGHTFPELREADAMFTADTAPNWADGRVCHRCRVEFTFTNRKHHCRNCGQVFCGQCTAKQCPLPKYGIEKEVRVCDGCFAALQRPTSGSGGAKSGPRPADSELPAEYLNSTLAQQVQTPARKTEQELKEEEELQLALALSQSEAEQQKPKLQSLPAAAYRMQQRSPSPEAPPEPKEYHQQPEEATNPELAKYLNRSYWEQRKISESSSMASPSAPSPMPPTPQPQQIMPLQAKSADEVQIDEFAANMRTQVEIFVNRMKSNSSRGRSISNDSSVQTLFMTLTSLHSQQLSYIKEMDDKRMWYEQLQDKLTQIKDSRAALDQLRQEHVEKLRRIAEEQERQRQMQMAQKLDIMRKKKQEYLQYQRQLALQRIQEQEREMQLRQEQQKAQYLMGQSAPPFPYMPPSTVPQHGSPSHQLNNVYNPYAAGVPGYLPQGPAPAPNGHGQFQAIPPGMYNPAMQQPMPPNLQPGGLMQQPAPPGNPQMMPPMPENQFANNPAAILQQPQVPQQHSIAQPPQMPFQPQPQQIPGQQPQQIPGQQPQPLPVQQPQPQPQMGHVMLQQHQAPPAAPAPPITEIANNQVQAVAAAPAPPQNEPGPASVKAEEPATAELISFD
- the LOC6613137 gene encoding phosphoglycerate kinase, with amino-acid sequence MLPMRQSLYQRAQSRFTNLKFQRFFSKDDCNGKQVKKLSLKNVDVAGKRVFMRVDFNVPMKDGKITNNQRIVSALPTIKYALEKKCKSLVLASHLGRPDGKKNKKFSLEPVAKELESVLGKPVQFLDDCVGDNTLKALKDPSDGTVVLLENLRFYAEETGSSKDENKKKVKADPEKVKEFRAKLAQLGEIYVNDAFGTAHRAHSSMMGDGYKVRAAGFLLDKELEYFAKVLHDPAKPFLAILGGAKIADKIPLITNLLNNVTAMIISGGMAFTFLKVLNGMEIGKSLFDEKGSELVNDIVCKAKEKDVNILFPIDFVIANKIDKQPVKVEHVDATQGIPGDMMGMDHGQASSEMFAGAICASQTIVWNGPPGLFENELFSKGTESMLEAVIGATNRGATTIVGGGDTATACLKFGGADKVSHVSTGGGASLELLEGKILPGVAALSDA
- the LOC6613138 gene encoding pre-mRNA-splicing factor CWC25 homolog; translated protein: MGGGDLNLKKSWHPHTMKNQERVWKAEEQAKMEERKLQDLRKEINEERDREELRRLGESSGVLSNNGGAAGEAKLEWMYKNSTELINREEYLLGRKIDKSFETLQAEESRKEQNTVGLKQTINHVEHDCVPFSIRTYRNVQSNEQVDIQRKTLEDPLMLIKQREMESRRKLLENPVKLKEIHRILKTEQEQKTAQGKKKNKKSKKSKKSKKKKKNRRSSDDESSDSESNDSDDDLDRKLARQVSKLKGDQGDLKLDKLLDAKYRTISNQLDMATKKKKSKKSKKKKSSDSSDESSDEEEKPRRQRSREPQPRRKHKRSHSSEDRNHRERCRSRSPRDRKKRHSRSPEQRRRQWSPEERRERRRSRSRSPLARRTRSPEDRKARHQSKDTSKHREKRSSRTPEERSRSKRSRSRSFKRDVNRRITERPPPSRPTGKPKLSEADREARLREMMDNATWREADRSQVVRKHREAYAREEAQNRERDFDKEFINKEVKKAIANHNSIGDRIRANLNNIQRTASSMDSNFARK
- the LOC6613139 gene encoding phosphoglycerate kinase; translation: MAFNKLSIENLDLAGKRVLMRVDFNVPIKEGKITSNQRIVAALDSVKLALSKKAKSVVLMSHLGRPDGNKNIKYTLAPVAAELKTLLGQDVIFLSDCVGSEVEAACKDPAPGSVILLENVRFYVEEEGKGLDASGGKVKADPAKVKEFRDSLAKLGDVYVNDAFGTAHRAHSSMMGDGFEQRAAGLLLNKELKYFSQALDKPPNPFLAILGGAKVADKIQLIENLLDKVNEMIIGGGMAFTFLKVLNNMKIGGSLFDEEGSKIVEKLVEKAKKNNVQLHLPVDFVCGDKFAENAAVSEATVEAGIPDGHMGLDVGPKTRELFAAPIARAKLIVWNGPPGVFEFPNFANGTKSIMDGVVAATKNGTVSIIGGGDTASCCAKWNTEALVSHVSTGGGASLELLEGKTLPGVAALSSA